The nucleotide sequence atataataatatttaggtTTGAGATTCAGAGATCAAGGACAATTTATCCCTTTTGGATACCAGAAAGAATGTTTTCCTCTGCCCCCATGACAGGATTaaatgaagtgtgtgtgtgtgtgtgtgtgtgtgtgtgtgtgtgtgtgtgtactgtttGGGGTATACTGTCTTCCTCCTTCAGGAAAACCCACCCAGTTTGTCCCAAGTAATACAATTCTCATTCACAGGGTATTGCATTCCTAAACCAGAAGTGATTCTCAAGTTGGAGAAAGGCGAGGAGCCATGGATATTAGAGGAAAAATTTCCAAGCCAGAGTCATCTGGGTGAGTTAGTATGTGCCAGATGGAATTTAAAGGAAGGTAGATCACAAAGGGTAAGTCTGGATAATAAGACCATTGAAATGTTCTTTAGGAATCATGTTTTAGAGGCTCCAGACCTTTGGAAGTAACATGTTGACGTGACCCAAATATGCAGTGACTCTGAATCACCCAGCATCTCCCAGTATCACTTTCATACAcacatcttgtttttttttttaaattgtgatataAACTATATAGTTTAGCCAgagattaataaaattttatatatatatgtaacactCATGTACCCATCATTGAGATGAATATATAAAGTGATTTTTCAACACCCCCAGAAAGCTCCCTGTTGTACTCTTCCCAGTAAAGAGCATCCCTCcttttgtaaaattaaatatatttttctatacatgCTTTTTTGAGTTGCTCATTCATTAGCTTTTTAccatatttaccattttttacAGAATTGTTTTGAAATAGCCTGGgcccagtggttcatgcctgtaatcctaggtctttgggaggctgaggtgggaggatcacttcagcccaggaatttgagaccagcctgggcaaaataagaagaccccatctctatgaaaacttaaaaaattagccaggcatggtggcacacacctgtggtcccatgcctggctaatttttgtgatctcagctactggggagctgaGGTGACAGTCTTGCTTTAGCCTGGGAAGAGGCTGCAGTTAACTgtgtttgtgccattgcactgcagcctgggtgacagagcaagattctgtctctaaaaaataaaaagcaattaaaattaaaattacacattCAACCAGTAACGATTTCAGCGTGAAGTCTGAAAAAATTTGTGTTTGAAAAAGCTCTCCGGATAATACTGATAAACATTATTTGTTAAGTACCATTGATTTAAATATCTATATAGGGCACTGAGAGAAAATCATAGGTAAAGTAATGGCTGCCAGGAACATAGTTGTTGAACAAAAACAGAActgcatgaaatattttaaaattcagtgtttAACAAAGAATATTGTTATAGCAATCCAGCTGATGTTTGTGcttaaatgaattataaaaacagtccTTTCATGTTTTTTAGTAAATGAACCTGGGAAATTTGGgaaggaaactttttaaaaacactgttagACTGCAAACTGACAATGGAAAAACAATCAGTACGAGATTATGATGGGAATGAGCAATTTATGAGGGACAAACAGCTGAACTTACCTAGAGCGAAATATATTCACTCTAGACTTGTAAAAGAATGGCTTGGTTCTAATCTGaatctaaatgtaaaaatatgtttacttCAATGataccttgtttaaaaaaaaagtgtttgttcTTGGGACATTGGACTCAGTATAGTATAGGACAGTTGATGGAATAAAGGGCAAATCCCATAGCTGGAATAGAACCATAAACCTGATCCTGTGGCAAGGATGGCTTGTTCACTCACTGATTTCACTCTTATTGTTGCATACTTTTATTTCTAGTGAATCAGAGCTAGAAAAACAattgagccaggtgcagtggctcatgcctgtaatcccagcactttggaaggccagtgTGGATGAAttgtttgaggctaggagttcaagaccagcctggctaacatggcaaaatcctgtctctactaaaaacataaaaactagccaagcatggttgtgtatgcctgtagtcccagctacttgggaggttgaggcatgagaatcacttgaacccaggaagcggagattgcagtgagccgagatcacatcactacactccagcctggatgacagagcaagactctgtctcaaaaacaccaccaccaccaccaacaacaacaaccaagaaCAACAAAACCACACAGAATTGGAGCCTGGATTATAGGACTATGAATTAGAacttttagaaatttaatttGTTGCTGCTGTGTTGAATTGAAAAGAGGTATAAGATTGGAAGTGTGCACATTGTCATAACATAGGTATGAGGAGATAATGGCCTAAACTGAGCCATGCCTTCAAATATAATGCTAAGTTTATTTCTCTTACATATCCTCGTCAactaacctttcttttcactctgTATTTCAGAATTAATTAATACCAGTAGAAACTATTCAATAATGAAGTTCAGTGAGTTTAACAAAGATGGAAAATGTTTCTGTGATGAAAAGCATGAAATAATTCATTCTGAAGAGGAACCttctgaatataataaaaatgggaaCAGCTTCTGGCTGAATGAAGACCTCATTTGgcatcagaaaattaaaaattggaaacaatcttttgaatacaatgaatgtgggaaagctttcCCTGAGAATTCACTCTTCCTTGTACATAAGAGAGGTTACACAGGACAGAAAACCTGCAAATATACTGAACATGGGAAAACCTGTGATATGTCATTTTTCATCACTCATCAGCAGACACATCCAAGAGAAAACCACTATGGTAATGAATGTGGAGAAAATATCTTTGAGGAATCCATTCTCCTTGAACATCAGAGTGTTTACCCATTCAGCCAGAAGTTAAATCTCACTCCAATTCAGAGAACCCACTCAATTAAcaatattattgaatataatgAGTGTGGAACATTTTTCAGTGAAAAATTAGTCCTTCATTTACAACAGAGAACACATACAGGAGAAAAACCTTATGAATGTCATGAATGTGGAAAAACCTTCACCCAGAAGTCAGCCCACACAAGACATCAGAGAACACACACAGGGGGGAAACCCTATGAATGTCATGAATGTGGGAAGACCTTCTATAAGAATTCAGACCTCATTAAACATCAAAGAATTCATACAGGGGAGAGACCTTATGGATGTCATGAATGTGGGAAATCCTTCAGTGAAAAGTCAACCCTTACTCAACATCAAAGAACACACACAGGGGAGAAACCATATGAATGTCATGAATGTGGGAAAACCTTCTCATTTAAGTCAGTCCTTACTGTGCATCAGAAAACACACACAGGGGAGAAGCCCTATGAATGCTATGCATGTGGGAAAGCCTTTCTCAGAAAATCAGACCTCATTAAACATCAAAGAATACACACAGGTGAAAAACCttatgaatgtaatgaatgtgggaagtCATTCTCTGAGAAGTCAACCCTTACTAAACATCTAAGAACTCACACAGGtgagaaaccttatgaatgtatTCAGTGTGGAAAATTTTTCTGCTACTACTCCGGTTTCACAGAACATCTGAGAAGACACACAGGGGAGAAACCTTTTggatgtaatgaatgtgggaaaaccTTCCGTCAGAAGTCGGCCCTAATTGTTCACCAGAGAACTCATATAAGACAGAAACCCTATGGATGTAATCAATGTGGAAAATCATTCTGTGTGAAGTCAAAACTCATTGCACATCATAGAACACACACaggggagaaaccctatgaatgtaatgtTTGTGGAAAATCATTCTATGTTAAGTCAAAACTAACTGTACATCAGAGAATACACTTGgggagaaaccctataaatgtagTAAACGAGGGAAATTACTCTGGGTTAAGTCAGAACTTTGTAGAACACAGAACATAAAGGGTGAGAGAAATCTGTTAATATAATGATAATGAGAACACCTTTGCCCTGAAGTCAGTTCTCACAGTATAGAAGAGAActtaaagagggaaaaaaaacaatatGAAGATAGGGAATGCAGGAAAACATTATTCTGGAATTTGGACCATACACTATGTTACAAAACTAAAAGTGGAAAAAACTTATTGGTGAATGAATATAGGAAACATTTTGCCCAATGCCACTCTTCATtaaacatcagagaattcacacgGGGTGAAACCTGGGTCAGCATCCCTGGGTTGAGAAGGGATGCATTTTTCTGCTACTACTACAGTTTCACAGAATACCTGAGAAGACACACTTGGAGAAAGCTTTTGggtgtaatgaatgtgggaaaaccTTTCATCAGAAGTCAGCTCTAATTGTTCACCACAGAACTCATATAAGACAGAAACCCTATGgatgtaatgaatgtggaaaatCATTCTGTATGAAGTCAAGAGGCCAGAGAAAATGCACAAACTGTAGGAAACTATAGGAAAGCATTTACTATGAGGTTATATTTTATGGAGTATATGTAATAAGAAGTAGCTTCTCAGTGAACATCAGATAGTagagaaagtatttttaactGTATCCAATGTGTGGATGTTTTAAgttaaaatctaaatttaataTAGAACAGAGGTGTTGAGTTGCAGGATATCTAGcaatttaagaaaatgtggaaaaaatatttttattgagaaaTAGCATTTTACTTTGTTAATATCTAGTTTAGTTCATTGTCAAGACTGCTATTTTCTAAGAGACTTCTAAAGACGCCACTCAAGCCAATGGCTATAAGTAGTTCAAAGGTTTATTGCTTAGCCATATGAAAAATAAGGGAAGATTTTTTAGCAAGGGGACCCACAAACAAGAGTGCTCTTGTATgtccagaagaaagagaaagaccctCAATCAGGGGCCATAGTAAAGGAGCCCACCAGCAGGATTTTTGAATAATCCTAGGGCAGACTAAATTCAGACGACCCATCTCAGAATGGTGGATCAAAGCAGCAAGTCAATTTGCCTTGTATGCAACTTATGAGGATTAGTAGAAGAGAGTGGGTCCAGATTTCTGGTGGTTTCTGCCCTGCAGATGTCTAACACATAAGCCAGGACATTCTGCTGTGAGTGACTTATTGTACCCAACTCTATTTCTCTCCATACTGAAACATGTCTTTCATAGGtgatacaactttttaaaatgtatgtgtagatataACTTAAATATGGAGTTTTCAAAAAGCACAaataggctggacatggtggctcacgcctgtaatcccagtactttgggaggctgaggtgggcaaatcacctgaggtcaggagttgcagaccagcctggccaacatgatgaaaccctgtctctactaaaaatacaaaaattagccgggcatggtggtgcacaccggtAGTCCTGGCTACtagagaggttgaggtgggaggatcacttgaacctgggaggtgggggtttcagtgagctgagatcatgccactgcactccagcctgagtgacagagagagattcaaaaaaaaaaaaaaaaagcaaaaatatacttTGCTATTGGGTAAGGTATAGTAGTTGGCAGCAGAATGGACCCATTGAGGATAActataaaattacagaaaatatttaaatgcaacTTATTGCTATAGAAGCAAAGAGGACTAAAGGGCAAAATTCTAGAGAGTGGTAAATCTCAGAAAGCACAATCATAAAATGCAGCTCTGGGGGCCCTTTCCACTTCTGGCTGTAGGGAAGAACCTGAATACTGAACTTGATTCAGGCAGAGGACCATAACCTGGGGGTCAGGGGAAGGCATGGGGGGGACCAGAAACCAGAAGAGCAATCAAGACTGCAATGAAAAAAATGGATACATTAGGGGCTTCAAACACATATAATTTCTCAAGAAATTTCCAGATGTCTCATGCTGCATAGGGCAGGAACCTGAAAAGCTAATTTGAGAAGATAATAagtaggatttttgttttgttttgcattttgcaGTACAAAGGAGAAATGATTAGAACTTAGGAAGTGCCAGCGGGTTGGTGAACATGCCATCAGTAAAAGCCCTGGAAACAAGGTCATACTAGAGATTGGTTGTGCCTTGTCACAACTGCAAACAATACCTGAGTGGAATATTCAAAAACTTGCTTAGAAAGAAAACTCTAGGAACAGATGGCTTCACTGAAGttattccaaatatttaagaaataataccaGGCTTTTATAAActtttctagaagaaaaaagatggaaCTTTTCCAATTCAGTTTTTGAGGCCAGTAcaaccttgataccaaaacctaaaaaaaaaaaaaaaaaacaaaaccataaagctATAGACCAAAGTCTCATAGATTTAGATGCAAAAtcctaaaattgaaaaaaacatcTAGCCATATCCATAAACTATATCATCACCAAGAGATGTTTATTAGGGCAATcaaaagatttattattttaaaaaaatcagtgtggACTTCCATTCCTCTTTCTTTTGATTCCCCCCTTTGACTTTTCATGTatctctcctgccttccttcc is from Pan paniscus chromosome 8, NHGRI_mPanPan1-v2.0_pri, whole genome shotgun sequence and encodes:
- the LOC100969857 gene encoding zinc finger protein 37A isoform X2: MKFSEFNKDGKCFCDEKHEIIHSEEEPSEYNKNGNSFWLNEDLIWHQKIKNWKQSFEYNECGKAFPENSLFLVHKRGYTGQKTCKYTEHGKTCDMSFFITHQQTHPRENHYGNECGENIFEESILLEHQSVYPFSQKLNLTPIQRTHSINNIIEYNECGTFFSEKLVLHLQQRTHTGEKPYECHECGKTFTQKSAHTRHQRTHTGGKPYECHECGKTFYKNSDLIKHQRIHTGERPYGCHECGKSFSEKSTLTQHQRTHTGEKPYECHECGKTFSFKSVLTVHQKTHTGEKPYECYACGKAFLRKSDLIKHQRIHTGEKPYECNECGKSFSEKSTLTKHLRTHTGEKPYECIQCGKFFCYYSGFTEHLRRHTGEKPFGCNECGKTFRQKSALIVHQRTHIRQKPYGCNQCGKSFCVKSKLIAHHRTHTGEKPYECNVCGKSFYVKSKLTVHQRIHLGRNPINVVNEGNYSGLSQNFVEHRT
- the LOC100969857 gene encoding zinc finger protein 37A isoform X3; translated protein: MITSQGSVSFRDVTVGFTQEEWQHLDPAQRTLYRDVMLENYSHLVSVGYCIPKPEVILKLEKGEEPWILEEKFPSQSHLGELVCARWNLKEGRSQRN
- the LOC100969857 gene encoding zinc finger protein 37A isoform X1 — protein: MITSQGSVSFRDVTVGFTQEEWQHLDPAQRTLYRDVMLENYSHLVSVGYCIPKPEVILKLEKGEEPWILEEKFPSQSHLELINTSRNYSIMKFSEFNKDGKCFCDEKHEIIHSEEEPSEYNKNGNSFWLNEDLIWHQKIKNWKQSFEYNECGKAFPENSLFLVHKRGYTGQKTCKYTEHGKTCDMSFFITHQQTHPRENHYGNECGENIFEESILLEHQSVYPFSQKLNLTPIQRTHSINNIIEYNECGTFFSEKLVLHLQQRTHTGEKPYECHECGKTFTQKSAHTRHQRTHTGGKPYECHECGKTFYKNSDLIKHQRIHTGERPYGCHECGKSFSEKSTLTQHQRTHTGEKPYECHECGKTFSFKSVLTVHQKTHTGEKPYECYACGKAFLRKSDLIKHQRIHTGEKPYECNECGKSFSEKSTLTKHLRTHTGEKPYECIQCGKFFCYYSGFTEHLRRHTGEKPFGCNECGKTFRQKSALIVHQRTHIRQKPYGCNQCGKSFCVKSKLIAHHRTHTGEKPYECNVCGKSFYVKSKLTVHQRIHLGRNPINVVNEGNYSGLSQNFVEHRT